A genomic window from Silurus meridionalis isolate SWU-2019-XX chromosome 21, ASM1480568v1, whole genome shotgun sequence includes:
- the atp6v1c1a gene encoding V-type proton ATPase subunit C 1-A, producing MTEFWLISAPGEKTCQQTWDKLMVATTRTNNLSTNNKFNIPDLKVGTLDVLVGLSDELAKLDSFVECVVKKVAQYMADVLEDSRDKVQENLLANGVDLITYITRFQWDMAKYPIKQSLKNISEIISKQVTQIDNDLKARASAYNNLKGNLQNLERKNAGSLLTRSLADIVKKEDFVLDSEYLITLLVVVPKTNYSDWQKTYETLAEMVVPRSTNLLFEDHDSGLFSVTLFRKAIDDFRHKARENKFVVRDFQYNEEEMKADKEEMTRLSTDKKKQFGPLVRWLKVNFSEAFIAWIHIKALRVFVESVLRYGLPVNFQAMLLQPNKKNMKKLREVLYELYKHLDSSAAAIIDQTAMDIPGLNLSQQEYYPYVYYKIDCNLLDFK from the exons ATGACAGAGTTTTGGTTGATCTCGGCTCCTGGAGAGAAAACCTGCCAGCAGACATGGGACAAGCTGATGGTGGCCACCACTCGCACCAACAACCTGTCCACTAACAACAAGTTTAACATCCCGGACCTTAAG GTCGGGACTTTAGATGTTTTAGTCGGACTCTCGGACGAGCTGGCCAAATTGGACTCTTTTGTGGAATG TGTGGTGAAGAAGGTGGCACAGTACATGGCCGACGTGCTCGAGGACAGCCGTGATAAAGTTCAGGAGAACCTGTTGGCAAATGGAG TGGATCTGATCACCTACATCACGAGGTTTCAGTGGGACATGGCAAAATACCCCATAAAGCAATCTTTGAAGAACATATCTGAAATCATATCTAAG CAAGTAACGCAGATTGATAACGATTTGAAGGCTCGAGCTTCAGCATACAACAACCTGAAGGGGAACCTGCAGAACCTCGAGAGAAAGAACGC AGGGAGCCTGCTGACCCGCAGCCTGGCTGATATTGTAAAGAAGGAGGATTTTGTGCTGGACTCGGAGTACCTCATCACTCTGTTGGTGGTGGTACCAAA aACTAATTATTCAGACTGGCAGAAGACGTACGAGACTCTAGCGGAAATGGTGGTGCCGAGGTCCACAAA TTTGCTGTTTGAGGATCATGACAGCGGGCTGTTCAGCGTCACGCTGTTCCGCAAAGCCATTGACGACTTCAGGCACAAGGCCAGAGAGAACAA GTTCGTAGTCCGAGATTTCCAGTACAACGAGGAGGAGATGAAGGCCGATAAAGAGGAGATGACGAGGCTCTCCACTGATAAGAAGAAGCAGTTT GGTCCTCTGGTGCGATGGCTGAAAGTAAACTTCAGTGAAGCCTTCATCGCGTGGATCCACATCAAGGCTCTGAGGGTGTTCGTGGAATCTGTTTTAAG GTACGGCCTACCTGTGAACTTCCAGGCCATGCTGCTGCAGCCTAATAAGAAGAACATGAAGAAACTGAGGGAAGTGCTATATGAGCTCTATAAGCATCTGGACAGTAGTGCTGCTGCGATTATCGAT CAAACTGCTATGGATATTCCCGGGCTGAATCTGAGCCAGCAGGAGTATTATCCGTACGTCTACTACAAAATCGACTGCAACCTTCTCGATTTCAAATAA